A region of Cellulophaga sp. RHA19 DNA encodes the following proteins:
- a CDS encoding ABC transporter permease — translation MLRLLQIEFIKLWNNRASKVLILAYFILMILIAGISMIKVDFGPLKFHIADVGIFNFPYIWHFNTFMAAFLKLFLAIVIVSMIANEYSNKTIKQNLIDGLSKKELILSKFLTIGVFSLASTIFIFLISLFLGLIYSDFNEASIIFSDLEYLVAYFVKLIGFFSFCFFVAVLVKRSAFALGFLFIWFIGAEIIPYTYLASKYSKELADNVTSFFPFGSMWSTITEPFSRLNVIKSAAQQVGEDISRDYSVQPLQLVIVLCWTAIFIYLSYVLLKKRDL, via the coding sequence ATGTTACGTTTACTACAAATAGAATTTATAAAATTATGGAATAATAGAGCTAGTAAAGTTTTAATACTTGCTTACTTTATATTAATGATACTTATAGCTGGTATATCTATGATAAAGGTAGATTTTGGTCCTTTAAAATTTCATATTGCAGATGTTGGTATTTTCAATTTTCCATACATATGGCACTTTAACACGTTTATGGCCGCCTTTTTAAAACTCTTTTTAGCCATTGTTATAGTCTCTATGATTGCTAATGAATATAGCAACAAAACAATAAAACAAAACCTAATAGACGGCTTATCTAAAAAGGAATTAATACTCTCAAAATTTTTAACAATAGGTGTATTCTCTTTAGCATCTACTATTTTTATATTCCTTATTTCATTATTTCTGGGTTTAATTTATTCAGATTTTAATGAAGCTTCAATTATTTTTTCTGATTTAGAATATTTGGTAGCATACTTTGTAAAACTTATTGGTTTTTTCTCTTTCTGCTTTTTTGTTGCTGTATTGGTAAAACGTTCTGCTTTTGCATTAGGCTTTTTATTTATCTGGTTTATTGGAGCAGAAATTATCCCTTACACATACTTAGCATCTAAATACTCTAAAGAATTAGCAGATAATGTAACTAGCTTTTTCCCTTTTGGATCTATGTGGAGTACCATTACAGAACCTTTTAGTAGGTTAAATGTTATTAAGTCTGCAGCGCAGCAAGTTGGTGAAGATATATCTAGAGATTATAGTGTGCAACCTTTACAATTGGTAATTGTATTATGCTGGACCGCTATTTTTATATATTTATCATACGTATTACTAAAAAAGCGAGACTTGTAA
- a CDS encoding ABC transporter ATP-binding protein, giving the protein METILTVKNLTKKFGYLTAVKDLSFTIEKGNVYGILGPNGSGKSTTLGIVLNVVNKTSGDFSWFDGSINTHQALKRVGAIIERPNFYPYMTAVQNLKLVCKIKEVDEAKIEEKLELVGLLDRKNSKFKTYSLGMKQRLAIASALLNDPEILILDEPTNGLDPQGIHQIREIIKVIAAQGTTILLASHLLDEVEKVCSHVVILRKGEKLYSGRVDEMIASYGFFELKAEDNEALLSFLKTNSNFSSITEENGLITANLKTELSASQLNKELFTAGINLSHLVKRKESLEEQFLELTKNQSN; this is encoded by the coding sequence TTGGAAACAATACTTACAGTAAAAAATCTCACAAAAAAATTCGGTTATTTAACCGCAGTAAAAGATTTATCTTTTACTATAGAAAAAGGAAATGTTTATGGTATTTTAGGTCCTAATGGTAGTGGTAAATCTACAACACTTGGTATTGTACTAAATGTAGTTAACAAAACTTCTGGAGATTTTAGTTGGTTTGATGGGAGCATAAATACACACCAAGCATTAAAAAGAGTTGGCGCTATTATAGAGCGACCAAATTTTTATCCATATATGACGGCCGTTCAAAACCTAAAATTAGTTTGTAAAATTAAGGAGGTAGATGAAGCTAAAATCGAAGAAAAACTAGAGTTGGTTGGACTTTTAGACCGTAAAAATAGTAAGTTTAAAACCTACTCATTGGGTATGAAACAGAGATTAGCTATTGCCTCTGCCCTTCTTAATGATCCTGAAATACTTATTTTAGACGAACCTACAAATGGTTTAGACCCACAAGGAATTCATCAAATTAGAGAAATCATAAAGGTTATTGCTGCGCAAGGAACTACAATTTTACTTGCTTCACACCTTTTAGATGAAGTAGAAAAAGTATGTAGCCACGTTGTTATTTTAAGAAAAGGAGAAAAATTATATTCGGGTCGTGTAGATGAAATGATTGCTAGTTATGGCTTTTTTGAACTAAAAGCTGAAGATAATGAAGCACTGTTATCATTTTTAAAAACAAATTCAAATTTTAGCTCTATTACTGAAGAAAACGGACTTATAACTGCAAATTTAAAAACAGAATTAAGTGCTTCACAATTAAATAAAGAGCTTTTTACTGCCGGAATAAATTTATCACACTTAGTTAAACGTAAAGAAAGCTTAGAAGAACAATTCTTAGAGCTTACTAAAAATCAATCTAACTAA
- a CDS encoding DUF11 domain-containing protein, with product MNNIKSIKKFSILLFLIFNYFGYAQLSDLHYLPPLKQGGNNQAVREQVVYLSTPETTAFTVNVYQGTIAAPIATLTVSNTAPATYNLPNGDNNITLVKNANTGVVLTQSGLRFESPGGEKFYINYRGSSSSQSTSLTSKGRQAMGQIFKWGGIPNRGKHNSLTNALGIMATEDNTVVTLSGYDPNSEFRLGGNAGGITDDTYQITLNENESFVFEAYVKQTTANVDGWLGATIQSTKDIVISNGGLNIAVRNNSSSRDAAIDQPVPQNKIGKEYVFIRGNGNSETEKPIIIGTQNSTDIFVNGSTTPIATINNGDYFEIPDSYYSSNAAGGNMFVTTSKDAYAYQSLAGDSSIVTVGLNFVAPVNCLLPDNLNNIPDIKDAAGVKMNGGVTIIASTSTPDGNISVTDGNGNVTLPASSAVAGSPDWKTFYVPNLKGNVSVQSTGPIAVGFLGFNGARGIAGYFSGFDTVPEVDLQVTGGGCLPGSIIQVVDANFDAYQWYQNGVAVPGAIFSSYTPNEAGDYFVRVTKGGCTYDSQPTAAYYCLPDIVVKKTANVSSILEGDIFEYKITVESLGINDVTNLKITDVIPAGLTLLSANPTVGSWSAPEWTIGTLTKGELVSITLEVQAGELPFNTTVSSYTNTVTNSQDQTDSNTTTDDMTETVTINNNEITITKVALPAPDGSYDSLNEQITYLLTVTNNGPSTLTNVTITDPIADPGSISPAAVATLAPSESTSFTLTHAINNTELMSLLVTNTATAQGELPNGFVISDTSDDPNESANVDNNGDGEPDDPTIVMLGRPKTVITNRRITHRVKLN from the coding sequence ATGAACAACATTAAATCTATAAAAAAATTTAGCATACTGCTATTTTTAATATTTAACTATTTTGGTTACGCTCAATTAAGTGATTTACATTATCTGCCACCTTTAAAACAAGGAGGAAATAATCAAGCTGTTAGAGAGCAGGTTGTATATTTATCTACTCCAGAAACTACAGCTTTTACTGTAAACGTTTACCAAGGTACTATTGCCGCTCCAATAGCAACTTTAACAGTTTCTAATACAGCTCCTGCAACTTATAATTTACCAAATGGAGATAATAATATTACATTAGTAAAAAATGCTAACACTGGGGTTGTATTAACACAAAGTGGCTTACGCTTTGAGTCCCCTGGTGGAGAAAAGTTTTATATAAATTATAGAGGTAGTTCTAGTTCTCAATCCACATCACTTACTAGTAAAGGTAGGCAAGCAATGGGACAAATTTTTAAGTGGGGAGGTATACCTAACAGAGGAAAGCATAATAGCTTAACTAATGCACTAGGTATAATGGCTACAGAAGATAATACCGTAGTTACCTTATCTGGGTATGACCCTAATAGTGAGTTTAGACTTGGTGGTAACGCAGGTGGTATTACAGATGACACCTACCAAATTACATTAAATGAAAACGAGTCATTTGTTTTTGAAGCATACGTTAAGCAAACTACAGCAAATGTAGATGGATGGTTAGGAGCTACAATACAATCTACAAAAGATATTGTTATTAGTAATGGCGGACTTAACATTGCTGTAAGAAACAATAGTTCTAGTAGAGATGCTGCAATAGACCAACCTGTACCACAAAATAAAATAGGAAAAGAATATGTTTTTATAAGGGGTAATGGTAATAGTGAAACAGAAAAACCAATAATTATTGGTACACAAAATAGTACTGATATATTTGTAAATGGCTCTACAACACCTATTGCTACCATAAACAACGGAGATTATTTTGAAATTCCAGATAGTTATTATTCTAGTAATGCTGCTGGTGGAAATATGTTTGTAACAACATCTAAAGATGCATATGCTTATCAATCCTTAGCTGGAGACAGCTCTATAGTAACAGTAGGCTTAAACTTTGTTGCGCCAGTAAACTGTTTATTACCAGATAATTTAAATAATATTCCAGATATTAAAGATGCCGCTGGTGTTAAAATGAATGGTGGTGTAACCATTATAGCCTCTACCTCTACTCCGGATGGTAACATTAGCGTAACAGATGGTAATGGTAATGTTACATTACCAGCATCATCTGCCGTAGCTGGTTCACCTGATTGGAAAACATTTTATGTTCCTAACTTAAAAGGTAATGTTTCTGTACAATCTACAGGACCTATTGCCGTAGGTTTTTTAGGGTTTAATGGCGCAAGAGGTATTGCAGGCTATTTTTCTGGATTTGATACTGTCCCAGAAGTAGACTTACAAGTGACTGGTGGTGGCTGTTTGCCGGGCTCTATAATACAAGTTGTAGATGCGAATTTTGATGCATACCAATGGTACCAGAATGGTGTTGCTGTACCTGGAGCAATATTTTCTAGCTATACGCCTAATGAAGCTGGAGACTATTTTGTAAGAGTAACCAAAGGAGGTTGTACATATGACTCACAACCAACAGCGGCTTATTATTGCTTACCAGATATAGTTGTTAAAAAAACAGCTAATGTAAGCTCTATATTAGAAGGAGATATTTTTGAATATAAAATAACTGTTGAAAGTCTTGGTATTAACGATGTTACCAACTTAAAAATAACAGATGTTATTCCTGCTGGTTTAACCCTGTTATCAGCTAATCCAACTGTTGGTTCTTGGTCTGCTCCAGAATGGACAATAGGTACACTAACCAAAGGTGAATTAGTTTCTATAACATTAGAAGTACAAGCAGGTGAATTACCTTTTAACACAACTGTTTCATCTTACACAAACACAGTTACAAACTCTCAAGATCAGACAGATAGTAATACAACTACTGATGATATGACAGAAACTGTTACCATTAATAATAATGAAATCACAATAACAAAAGTTGCTTTACCTGCTCCAGACGGATCTTATGATTCTTTAAACGAACAAATTACGTATTTGCTAACTGTAACTAATAACGGACCAAGCACACTAACCAATGTAACTATTACAGATCCTATTGCTGATCCTGGAAGTATTAGTCCGGCAGCTGTAGCTACGTTAGCACCCTCAGAATCTACTAGCTTTACTTTAACACACGCTATAAATAATACAGAGCTAATGTCTCTTTTAGTTACTAATACCGCAACTGCGCAAGGAGAACTGCCAAATGGTTTTGTTATTTCTGATACTTCTGATGATCCTAACGAAAGTGCCAACGTAGACAATAATGGAGATGGAGAACCAGACGACCCAACTATTGTAATGCTTGGGAGGCCTAAAACTGTTATTACAAACCGTAGAATTACACATAGAGTTAAGTTAAATTAA
- a CDS encoding nucleoid-associated protein codes for MINLYSTQIESISIHRVGNKNKGEGAFLSNQPFSLNDETTGLLKEYFFKPFREKEENYFKFTNEVDVEFNEIYKLAVEIFEAPESCHSVSKKIATHLFEQSNHPHIKSGELYVTHLTDVLLDNKKIDAIGIFKSELKHDFLQLIEDGENIDINILQGININKLDKGCIVFNSHKEEGYKVLSVDSNRYDTKYWLENFLGVDALADETFYTKNYLKFCQNFAKDVVLPAEDKQQEVLFMNKAVNHFAKNDNFEETEFLNEVMENPELIPEFKHYKEEKGPKFSVEDVSNFNIANKAVSDVRKKIKNVINLDTNIQIKMDFINPESAEKFVEKGWDEERQMYYYLVYFNKEEKN; via the coding sequence TTGATAAATTTATATTCTACTCAAATAGAAAGTATTTCTATACACCGTGTTGGTAATAAAAATAAAGGCGAAGGCGCGTTTTTATCTAACCAACCATTTTCTTTAAATGATGAGACTACTGGTCTTTTAAAAGAGTACTTTTTTAAACCATTTAGAGAAAAAGAAGAAAACTATTTTAAGTTTACAAACGAGGTAGATGTAGAGTTTAATGAAATATATAAATTAGCCGTAGAAATTTTTGAAGCTCCAGAAAGCTGTCATTCTGTTTCTAAAAAAATAGCTACACACCTTTTTGAGCAGTCCAATCATCCGCATATTAAAAGTGGAGAGCTTTATGTAACTCACCTAACAGATGTATTACTAGATAATAAAAAAATAGATGCTATTGGTATATTTAAAAGCGAGCTTAAGCACGATTTTCTACAGCTAATAGAAGATGGTGAAAATATAGATATTAATATTTTACAAGGAATAAACATTAACAAGCTAGATAAAGGTTGTATTGTTTTTAATTCTCATAAAGAAGAAGGTTACAAAGTTTTGTCTGTAGATAGTAACCGTTATGATACAAAGTATTGGTTAGAAAACTTTTTAGGGGTTGATGCTCTTGCTGATGAAACATTTTACACTAAAAATTATTTAAAATTTTGTCAAAACTTTGCAAAGGATGTTGTTTTACCTGCTGAAGACAAGCAGCAAGAAGTTTTATTTATGAATAAAGCTGTAAACCACTTTGCAAAAAACGATAACTTTGAAGAAACTGAATTCCTGAATGAGGTAATGGAAAACCCTGAGTTAATACCAGAGTTTAAACATTACAAGGAAGAAAAAGGACCTAAATTTAGCGTAGAAGACGTATCTAACTTTAATATAGCTAACAAAGCCGTTTCTGATGTTCGTAAAAAAATTAAAAATGTTATTAATTTAGACACAAATATTCAGATAAAAATGGACTTTATAAACCCTGAGTCTGCAGAAAAATTTGTAGAAAAAGGTTGGGATGAAGAGCGTCAAATGTACTATTACTTAGTTTATTTTAATAAAGAAGAAAAAAACTAA
- a CDS encoding IS1096 element passenger TnpR family protein — translation MIYKIRIILDAKDDVFRDLEIEDSNTLEDLHNAITQAFGFLGSEMASFYTCDEDWNQDEEIALFDMSESGSEVKLMNETFLEDILTEKTPKLIYVYDFLSMWTFFVELADIVESDDGTTYPNVLFSFGELPDSPPEKNFEAENPEAENFDEDYKDDLGSYEDLDFDENWN, via the coding sequence ATGATTTATAAAATAAGAATTATCTTAGATGCTAAGGATGATGTATTCCGAGATTTAGAAATTGAAGATAGCAACACACTAGAAGATTTGCATAATGCTATTACGCAGGCTTTTGGTTTTTTAGGAAGCGAAATGGCATCTTTTTATACTTGTGATGAAGATTGGAACCAAGATGAAGAAATAGCTCTGTTTGATATGAGTGAAAGCGGTTCTGAAGTTAAGCTAATGAACGAAACTTTTTTAGAAGATATACTTACAGAGAAAACACCTAAATTAATTTATGTGTATGACTTTTTAAGTATGTGGACTTTCTTTGTTGAACTTGCTGATATTGTTGAAAGTGACGATGGCACAACATACCCTAATGTTTTATTTAGCTTTGGAGAATTACCAGACAGTCCTCCTGAAAAGAATTTTGAAGCTGAAAATCCTGAAGCTGAAAATTTTGATGAAGATTATAAAGATGACTTAGGAAGCTACGAAGATTTAGATTTTGACGAAAATTGGAACTAG
- a CDS encoding COX15/CtaA family protein, producing MQKTFLKTAKISLILVYLVIIAGAVVRMTGSGMGCPDWPKCFGQYIPPTDIAELQWQPFSFFKKGEVIIVDKTLQIASKDFTSKAQFSSNNWDAYTKHNYATFNATHTWIEYINRLFGALAGLATLILAFLSFKYWKTRKIVTLLSWAIVFAMGFQAWLGATVVYSVLNPVKITVHMVMALAIVAMLLYLIYTVKRTSSLIAKDKKTKQLIIVALVLTLIQIVLGTQVRQMVDDQVDIVGETAKNLWLDNVTITFYVHRSFSIIVTLLNIFIFFRISKLKLNLTKIKWVLLLLVLEIATGVAMNYVDFPFGSQTLHLVLASILFGVQFYMVLELVNTSKRDKTL from the coding sequence ATGCAGAAAACATTTCTAAAAACAGCAAAAATATCTTTAATACTCGTTTACCTTGTAATTATAGCTGGTGCAGTAGTAAGGATGACAGGTAGTGGAATGGGGTGTCCAGACTGGCCAAAATGTTTTGGGCAGTACATACCTCCAACAGACATAGCAGAGTTACAATGGCAACCTTTTTCTTTTTTTAAAAAAGGGGAAGTTATTATTGTAGATAAAACATTACAAATAGCTAGTAAAGATTTTACATCTAAAGCACAGTTTAGCTCAAATAATTGGGATGCTTACACAAAACATAACTATGCTACTTTTAATGCAACACATACTTGGATAGAATATATTAATAGACTTTTTGGTGCTTTGGCTGGTTTAGCCACTCTTATTTTAGCCTTTTTATCATTTAAGTATTGGAAAACAAGGAAAATAGTAACCTTATTATCTTGGGCTATAGTTTTTGCTATGGGTTTTCAGGCTTGGCTTGGAGCTACTGTAGTGTATTCAGTTTTAAACCCTGTAAAAATAACTGTACATATGGTAATGGCATTGGCTATTGTTGCTATGCTATTGTATTTAATATATACTGTAAAAAGAACATCGAGCTTAATTGCTAAAGACAAAAAAACAAAACAATTAATTATTGTTGCTTTGGTGTTAACTTTAATACAAATAGTTTTAGGTACACAAGTTAGGCAAATGGTAGATGACCAAGTAGATATAGTAGGTGAAACTGCTAAAAATCTTTGGTTAGATAATGTAACTATTACATTTTATGTACACAGATCATTTTCTATAATAGTAACATTATTAAATATTTTTATTTTTTTTAGAATTAGTAAATTAAAATTAAACCTTACTAAAATAAAGTGGGTTTTACTACTATTAGTATTAGAGATTGCTACCGGTGTTGCTATGAATTATGTTGATTTTCCATTTGGTAGTCAAACACTTCACTTAGTTTTAGCCTCTATCCTATTTGGTGTGCAATTTTATATGGTATTAGAACTAGTAAATACAAGTAAAAGAGATAAAACTTTGTAA